One stretch of Euwallacea similis isolate ESF13 chromosome 6, ESF131.1, whole genome shotgun sequence DNA includes these proteins:
- the VhaAC45 gene encoding V-type proton ATPase subunit S1, protein MGSLKHFMLILSFLVIANASEFVPVYMWGSHRAGEPIPALHKISQNIFKDEIIEALKDAPRIVVFAEHSLSPEDLGQRDISGNVAFPYLSKVRETSKVTYLSYVQNPVKAIQHASEDVEEISIERLNKNDIPDSKIVIIDLNDARDNERRFDMLKRHDEIIASIYGELQEKYGDILAVYTAHHPSWIASGVIHSRKTRALTPPNYINQYMDNTIVLFYTSGSVIVNVEKSTDTQFNVTYSAKNDSGSIILSGTKNNLSISFELQETTTGYWVLHTTNIIYNDSNTISLVTNGTIYAPLGFSYTCGNQIFKNGSFSIIFPNFQIQPMFKNTSLTMQTKFDDPYNCVGFTTIPIWSGLFVTFILLLIMTFGLTMMMDIKTMDRFDDAKGKTITINTSE, encoded by the exons ATGGGCTCACTAAAGCAtttcatgttaattttaagtttcctAGTTATAGCCAATGCTTCAGAATTCGTACCCGTGTATATGTGGGGCTCTCATAG GGCAGGTGAGCCTATCCCAGCTTTGCACAAAATTAgtcaaaatatctttaaagaCGAAATAATTGAGGCATTAAAAGACGCCCCAAGGATAGTTGTATTTGCTGAACATTCT TTAAGTCCTGAAGATCTTGGACAACGAGACATTTCAGGAAACGTAGCATTCCCTTATTTATCAAAAGTACGGGAAACTTCTAAAGTAACTTACTTGTCTTATGTACAAAACCCAGTGAAGGCTATTCAACATGCCTCTGAAGATGTCGAagaaatttccattgaaaGACTGAACAAGAATGATATTCCAGATAGTAAAATTGTGATTATAGATTTAAATGATGCCCGAGATAATGAGAGAAGGTTTGATATGCTTAAAAGGCATG ATGAAATTATTGCATCAATTTATGGAGAGCTTCAAGAAAAGTATGGGGACATTCTTGCTGTGTATACTGCCCACCATCCATCATGG atTGCTTCAGGAGTGATACACTCTAGGAAAACTAGGGCCCTCACCCCACCGAATTACATAAATCAATACATGGATAATACAATAGTTTTGTTTTATACATCTGGTAGTGTCATTGTCAATGTGGAAAAATCTACAGATAC ACAATTCAATGTAACATATTCTGCTAAAAATGATAGTGGCTCAATCATCCTATCAGgaactaaaaacaatttaagcATTAG ttttgaatTACAAGAAACAACAACAGGATATTGGGTTCTGCACACgactaatattatttacaatgaTAGCAACACAATTTCCCTAGTGACCAATGGTACTATTTATGCCCCATTAGGCTTCTCATACACTTGCGGAAATCAGATCTTCAAAAATGGCAgtttttctattatatttccaaatttccaa ATACAACCTATGTTTAAAAACACATCTTTAACCATGCAAACTAAATTTGATGACCCCTACAATTGTGTAGGATTTACAACGATCCCAATCTGGTCAGGCCTTTTTGTGACCTTTATTTTGCTATTGATCATGACCTTTGGCCTAACCATGATGATGGATATCAAAACAATGGATAGATTTGATGATGCAAAGGGCAAAACCATTACTATCAATACTTcagaataa
- the LOC136409456 gene encoding nucleolar transcription factor 1-A-like: MKRKRMESGDGPPTEPAKTKRQKALIKSSDLNGAVSEERDEFFQVPKPKIQWKKAVSSSTSIPRKSGRSPKKKSPADVNQNGEISPNLTEEIVKNKVHSQKRKKNGVPGNTVSKIQYLTETEVNVQREEEELDEPLAPVPEKKKRGRKPQVKPITNDQSLNSNNSSLSMPGVLKNPSKPPLEEYCKQELEYALADSEPISPKRAKKKVRIDETESLKIKKELSESESHFSSRELPAKIIKSKLNKNLTEEVKLSPLAKHISESEGNDLRSSLKWEHESPDDMFIKEVDCASSEGSSLENFYVNKIAEKEAKKKSQQKSLILMPKEDQLILVQRLQQIIPEGDNKSYKYRLRNLDWQNILFKNYSLEECQKVWRQLLKKIRHYRLLMEITEDIKHVIEQVDLTESSPSKPRKTKKARHPDMPKRPLTSYFLYFMRKRDKICSEQPDLDSLELNKYISKKYQSLSAEKKQKYEAIAAKNKGDYKRQLEEFYIKHPECRKVVVKKQQRAPKEKPPKRPDIPYKVFVLAESNREEIADEDKAEFKEVCREKWRQMSEEKKLSWIQLAEESYLKYEQDLKDFMSRHPEYTPKTVHKPFLTREEIQLKDKLAGKPKKPPSTAYGLFISMTLQSSEVVDIPHKERWNYTSIKWKAMTDEEREQYKQLLIQVQEQYQKDFETYLESLPSDKRQEEIMKNLPKKRKKAATPRASTSGTKRKSPSTKSQPSRTKKSDSPAKVENPIPPPRSAFKYFVEKQKSDNPKEAWKNLSAVDKEKFEEELSVIKEKYIKDFEAYLKSLTKDELADFCAKRSSQEEYTSSDESESESDHEAEESSEENSESSESENETDEH, from the exons ATGAAGCGAAAGAGAATGGAAAGCGGAGATGGCCCACCCACAGAGCCTGCCAAAACAAAAAGGCAAAAAGCTCTGATAAAATCAAGTGATTTGAATGGTGCTGTATCTGAGGAAAGGGATGAATTCTTTCAGGTgccaaaaccaaaaattcaaTGGAAAAAAGCTGTTTCTAGCAGCACATCAATCCCACGGAAGAGTGGCCGGTCACCTAAAAAGAAGTCACCAGCAGATGTCAATCAAAATGGTGAGATATCACCAAATCTGACAGAAGAGATTGTGAAAAACAAGGTTCATTCACAGAAGCGAAAGAAAAATGGTGTCCCAGGTAATacagtttcaaaaattcagtACTTAACAGAAACGGAAGTCAATGTTCAGAGAGAAGAAGAAGAATTGGATGAACCATTAGCACCAGTAccagaaaaaaagaaacgaGGTAGGAAACCACAAGTTAAACCAATCACCAATGATCAATCACTTAACTCGAACAATTCCTCACTGTCAATGCCAGGAGTTCTCAAGAATCCAAGCAAACCTCCTTTAGAGGAATACTGTAAGCAGGAATTGGAATATGCATTAGCAGATTCTGAGCCTATAAGCCCAAAACGGGCTAAGAAGAAAGTACGAATTGATGAGACAGAGagtcttaaaattaaaaaggaattGTCAGAGAGTGAGTCACATTTTTCATCTAGAGAATTGccagcaaaaataataaaatccaaaCTTAATAAGAACTTGACTGAAGAAGTTAAATTATCCCCACTGGCTAAACATATATCAGAATCAGAGGGCAATGATTTGAGATCTTCATTAAAATGGGAGCATGAATCGCCTGATGATATGTTTATAAAGGAAGTTGATTGTGCCTCTTCAGAAGGATCtagtttagaaaatttttatgtcaacAAAATTGCTGAGAAGGAAGCAAAGAAAAAGTCTcaacaaaaatcattaatacTAATGCCAAAAGAAGATCAGTTGATATTGGTGCAAAGGCTTCAACAAATCATCCCAGAAGGTGATAACAAGAGTTACAAGTATCGTTTGAGGAATTTAGATTGGCAAAATAtcctatttaaaaactattctTTAGAAGAATGTCAAAAGGTTTGGCGGCAactgcttaaaaaaatacgacaTTACCGgcttttaatggaaataacaGAAGATATTAAACACGTCATAGAGCAGGTGGATTTAACTGAATCAAGCCCCAGTAAGCCAAGGAAGACTAAAAAGGCAAGGCATCCAGACATGCCAAAAAGACCTCTAACCTCCtactttctttattttatgagaaaaagagataaaatttgCAGTGAACAGCCTGATCTAGACTCTCTAGAGTTGAACAAATACATAAGCAAAAAATACCAATCCCTTTCTGCAGAAAAGAAGCAGAAATATGAGGCCATAGCAGCAAAGAACAAGGGTGATTATAAAAGGCAACTTGAAGAGTTTTATATCAAGCATCCAGAATGTCGCAAAGTAGTAGTAAAGAAGCAGCAAAGGGCACCTAAGGAAAAACCCCCCAAAAGACCTGATATTCCATACAAAGTTTTTGTACTGGCTGAGTCAAATCGAGAAGAAATTGCAGATGAGGATAAAGCCGAATTCAAGGAAGTCTGTCGCGAGAAGTGGCGGCAAATGTCTGAAGAAAAGAAGCTTAGCTGGATTCAACTAGCTGAAGAAAGTTACCTGAAATATGAGCAGGATCTTAAGGACTTTATGTCAAGACATCCCGAATACACTCCCAAAACAGTTCATAAGCCATTCTTGACTAGGGAAgaaattcagttaaaagaCAAACTTGCTG GCAAGCCAAAGAAGCCCCCATCTACAGCATATGGACTGTTTATCAGCATGACTCTTCAGAGCTCTGAAGTTGTAGACATTCCACATAAAGAGAGGTGGAACTATACTTCAATTAAATGGAAGGCCATGACAGATGAGGAGAGGGAACAATACAAGCAACTTCTGATACAA gtTCAAGAACAATACCAAAAAGATTTTGAAACATACTTAGAATCATTGCCGAGTGATAAGAGGCAGGAAGAAATTATGAAGAACCTGCCAAAAAAACGTAAGAAGGCTGCTACTCCCAGAGCATCTACCAGCGGTACTAAGCGAAAATCTCCTTCAACGAAATCACAACCATCTCGTACTAAGAAATCGGATTCTCCTGCCAAAGTTGAGAATCCAATTCCTCCACCGAGATCggcttttaaatattttgtagaaaaacagaaaagtgACAATCCCAAAGAAGCGTGGAAGAATTTAAGCGCTGTCGATAAAGAGAAGTTTGAAGAAGAGCTGAGTGTGATTAAagagaaatatattaaagattttgaagcttatttgaaaagtttgaCTAAAGATGAATTAGCCGATTTTTGTGCTAAACGGAGTTCTCAGGAGGAATACACCAGCAGTGACGAGAGCGAATCGGAGTCTGACCACGAGGCAGAA GAATCCTCAGAGGAAAACAGCGAGAGTTCTGAGTCAGAAAATGAAACAGACGAACATTAA